Genomic window (Sulfurovum sp. NBC37-1):
AATTTTGTGTATGATTATGACAAGAAGGTTCAGAAAAAAGCAAAAGCAGAAGATGGTTCTTTTGGTACAATACTCAAAAGGGCAAAAGAGGAACATAAAACTATTCTGATCAAGGCAACCGCACCCCATTGCAGATATTGCAAAAAAATGGAGAAACGGGTTTTTTCTGATGCAGAAGTCATTGATCTTCTGAAAAAATCGTTCATCGTACTTCATGTAGATGTCAGCAAGCAACCCCTGCCTCTTGGGTTAAGTGTCAGTATGACCCCGACATTCTTTTTTGTCTTTGCCGACCAGCAAAGTGGAAGTGTAAAGACGAAGCGTATCCCCGGCTCATGGAGCAAAGAGGATTTCCTGGAGATTCTTAAAGAGGCAGAAAAAATAAAAAGGAAAAAACAGTGAAAAAGATACTTTTAGTTTGCATCTGCTTGATGCAGTTTGTATCGGCAGAGACAGAGTTTGCCAACCCCAAGCCAGCGATCGATAATCCAAGAAAATTTATATTCCCCATTACTGTTAGAGACAGAAAAGAAATCAATCATGTCTTGAGTTCTGCAAATAATGTGATGAAATTTTACGGACCGGAGAATGTTGAAGTGGTGATTGTTGCCTATTCCCAAGGGATAGAAGCACTTTTAAAACACGGGGATAGAGACATTAGAAAACGCGTCGAAGCACTCATGACTTATGATGTGGAATTCATCGCATGCGGTAACACCATGCGGACACTGCATATAGAAAAAAAAGATCTTATAGATGGTGTAGAAGTGGTCACTGCAGGGATTGTTGAATTGATAGAAAGGCAGTTGCGGGGATATATCTATATACGACCGTAACGCTAGCAAATTTTACACTATTTTTACACTTAATTGGTATGATACAGCAACTTAAACATAAGGTTGTAAAGATGAAAATAGTAGTTAAAGGAATATTGTGTCTCTCGTTATTGATGGGTGCAGTATGGGCAAAAGAGGTGAAACCTGCATCTCCGGCAGCACAAAAGAGTACAGCAGGTGATATTCAGATATTTACTTCAGACAATGCAGACGGGAAGATTACACCCGCAACCATTGAAGCGGCATTTAAAAAAGAGGGTTTCTTTATCTCTGCAAACAGAGATATGAACGTACCGTTTAAGAAAAAGTTTAAAGAGACAAGTTTTGATGTCTATAATCTTTTTACATTCTTTAGTAAAAAAGAGACACTTGAGCTGGCAAAAAAGTATCCAAGTATCGGTATGTTCTCTCCTATGAGTATGTCAATTTATACCAAAAAAGATGATAAGAAAATTTCAATCTCTTCTCTCAGAGTAGAGGCGATGGCAAAAATATTGAAGATTCCTGCAGATGATGCGGTACTTGTAAAGATAGGAGCAATGGTCAAAGAGGCTCTAAAAACCGCCATGCCTCAAGGCAAGTTTGAAGCACTCTCCTACAGTGTGCAGGAGCCAAAAGGCTCTTTGGTTTCAAGTTATGAGATGGAGATGGATCCCGAAGAGTGGGAAGATGAAAAGGAAGAGTTTAAGATGGAGTTTGAGGGAACGCTCTCTACCTATGGTTTTGTGATAGCAGGAACCAATGACCTCAATCATGACTTTAAAGAGAACAAATATGAAGGTTATGATTTCTATCATGTCTACTCTATCTGTAAACTTCCAGTCATCTATACGGTTGCAAAAACACATCCTGAAGCAGGGGCGTACGCACCATGTTCACTCTATATGTATAAGAAGAAGGGTGAGAACAGTATGCATTTGGCTTTCCCGAGTGTTTATAACTGGATCTCTTCAATGGGTATAAAAAATAAAGAGTCACTTGAGGTTCTTGAAGAGGCACAGGGAAGCATGAATAAAATCTTATCGGAACTTACAGAGTAAAATCCTCAAAAACATTCTCAAAACCTGGTAGAACATTCATATTGTTCTACCGCATAAAATCCAAATACACTATTACTGATGCTATCAGTCACGACAATTGATCAAAAGCGTTACTTTTGAAACAGTTCACACAAAAGCCTCTTTTTATTGAAGATACTAAAGCATTTTTAATGCAAAGTAGAATAGACTTAATCCATGCGTTAACCCGTGAAATAACCGTTTAACGGGAACTTATAATTATTATAAGTTTAGCTAAAATTCAAGGAGGAAGTATGAAACTAGGTTTCTTAGTTGACCTTAACCTGTGTATGGGTTGTAAAGGTTGTGAAGTAGCTTGTAAAGTGGAAAATGAAGTTCCGCTCGGCTCTTGGCGTCTGCGTGTAAAGTATATTGATATAGGGACATTCCCTGATGCATCGAGATCTTTTACACCGTTGAGATGTAATCACTGTGAAAGTGCTCCGTGTGAGAGAATCTGTCCGGTATCTGCATTGCATTATCTTGAGAACGGCATCGTGAATGTCGACTCTTCAAGATGTATCGGATGTGCCGGTTGTATGATGGCCTGTCCTTACGGTGCGATCTATATGGACCCAGAAACGAACACGGCGGACAAATGTACCTACTGTGCACACCGTATCGAAAGCGGTATGATGCCTGCCTGTGTCGTTATCTGTCCTGTACAGGCGAATATCTTTGGTGATATCGATGATGACACCAGCCATATTTCCCAGTATATCATGGAGCATCAGGGTGCTGTTCAGGTACGTAAACCAGAAAAACACACTACGCCGAAACATTTTTATGTAGGCGGTGGTAACCAGACATTGAATCCGCTTGCTCAGCAGCGTCTTGAAGGATATAACCTGTTCAATAACGTGACACACTTGAAGCATATCGGTGATCCGCATCACGGTGTGATAGACAGATTCCTTGCACCGTTCACTTCGCATGAACATCTGGACAATAAAAGTTTCATGGATTTTGACAATTCACATGAATCTCACGAAGAAGAGGGAGGTCACTAATGGTAGAACATGGAATTCACGCAACACAGGCTGTTGTAACATTGGATGTCGCACTTCCAGGTATTATCTGGGGTTGGATGATCACATTGAATATGTGGGCTAAATCTGTAGGTACAGGTGTGATCCTGGTAGGTGCATTTTTGCTATATAGACACAAGAAAGAAGAGATGCCGAATTTGAGATGGACGATGCCTCTCATATCATTTATCTTTTTGAATATTTTCCTTCTCTTTACGCTGACTGACCTTCATCAGCCGTACAGAATGGTGAATATTTTCCTTCACCCGCACTGGACTTCAGCAATTACGGTCGGTGCATGGATGGCTTCACTTTTTACAGGTCTGATTACTATATTGATGGTCATCGGTTTCTTTGATGCTCATCCTGATGTAAGAAAGCAGGGTCCCTGCGCCAAGATGGCAAGAGAGCACAGTGCTTTGTATGAAAAGCTCTTCCCGTTCGTTGTGTTCCTGGCAGTTCCTGTGACACTGTACACGGCGATCATTATGGCGGAAGCTTCTGCGAGAGAGTTGTGGCAGGCACCTGCGGAAGTCATGCAAATGATGTGGGCAGCACTCCTGGCAGGTTCGGCAGGTCTTATCTTCGTCTCTGGTTCATGGAGCAAAGAGAGCAGAAGAGACCTTGCACTTGTATTGGCGATCGCAACCTTCTTCTCCTTCCTGATGTATATGGGTGAGTATTTCTTCTCATTCAAGTCTTCTGAAGCAGAAGCGACATTGGCATACGTTCACTCCGGCGGAGAGTACAATGCAGAGTTCTGGTTCGCAATGGTGCTTGGATTTATTATTCCATTCTTCCTTGCAGTCAAGAATATGAAAGAAGACAATAAAACACTGCTTAGATTTGCCGCTATCCTGGCATTGATCGGGCTGTATATGGCAAAAGATGTATGGCTTAAAATCCCACAATTGCTAAACTTGAGTTAAGGAGGATATGTATGACAAAATCAATGAAAAATGATAATAATTTTATAGAGAGCAGAAGAAGTTTCCTGAAAGGGACAGCTTATTCTGTAGCCGGTGCAACTCTGGCAGCGGGTGTGTTCGAGACGATCGTAGATACGCCTGCAACAGCTGAAGACAAATCGTTTACAGCGACACCGGAAACACTTTCCTTCTATCCACCGTTCGAACAGTGGGACAGCTTTAAAGAGTTGGATGGTAATGACTGGAAAAGAGGTGGTGCCGGAAGAAACGGTATCAGAGGTGAAGACAACCCTGACGGGATCAAAGTCAATGAGTTTATGCTGGTTCCTACCGTATGTTCCAACTGTGAAGCGCAGTGTGGTCTGACTGCATGGGTCGAGATCGGTGAATACAAAAGAACCAAGAACCCAAAAGACCTTTTTGTGAAGAAATACATGGGTAACCCGCTTCATGCAGGAAGCCGTGGTAGAAACTGTGCCAAAGGTTATGCGGCACAAACGCAAATGTATGATCCGGACAGAATCCCTTTCCCTTTGATGAGAGCACCAGGTTCCAAAAGAGGTGAAGGTAAGTGGGTAAGAACCACTTGGGATGAAGCGATGGCGAAGATCGGTAAAAAAATGCACGATACGCTCAAAAAAGGCGACGAAGTTTCCAAAAAGATGATCATGTACCATGTCGGTCGTCCGAACGAGAACGGTTTCGGTCACCGTATACCACACTCTATGGGTTGTGACGGGTATGATTCTCATACCAATATCTGTTCCGCAGGTGCAAGACAGGGTACGATCCAGTGGGCGAATGATGACAGGAACTCTCCGGATTGGGCAAATGCAAAACTGGTATTCCTTCAGTCATCCCATGCGGCGGATGCGGGACACTATTTCCAGCAGTCGGCAGGGTATATCGCTGATGCAAGAAGAAAAGGGGCAAAGCTTGTTGTAATGGACCCGAGACTCTCCAACTCAGCGGGTATCGCCGATCTTTGGATACCTGTATGGCCGGGAACAGAAGCAGCACTTTATTTGCATCTTGCAAACAGAATTCTGAATGAAACAGATATTCACGGAAAGTCTCTGGTAAACCATGCCTTCTTCAAGAACTGGGTGAACTGGGATCAGCTCATGAAAGACAAAGAGCAGTTGGCACTTATGGTATCCAAAGGCTACATGAAGCAGGTACCTCAGGATGAAAGTTATGAAAGCTTTATCGAGATGCTCAAAGAGATCTATTCGCCATACACTAAAGAATTCGTCATCAAAGAGTGTAAAATGGAAGGATATGGCCATAAACTTGATGAACTCTTTGAGATGTTCATTGATGCAGGTGACAGAATTACTACTTACCTTTGGAGAGCAGGAACCATCGGCCATAGAGGTAGCTGGATGAATACACGTTCCGGTTTCTTCCCGTTGGCACTTCGTGGTGCTATGGCAGGAAATATCGGTGGTGTAGGAATGCACCACTGGCATGTTATCTCTGTGAACGGTAAGGGTGATGGGGCGACAGTTGCAGGTGAAAGACCTCCAAGAGTCGATGTATGGAATGAGATCGCGTGGCCGCCTGAATATCCGTTGAGTTCATTTGAAATGTCTCATATCATGCCACACCTGCTGCTTGACGACGAGTGGAGAGCGAAGTGGAAGAGAAAAGGGCTTACGAATATTCCTGAAAAACTGGCAGTATGGATCCCACGTATGTACAACCCAGTCTGGATCAACCCGGACGGTTTCAGATGGATCGAAGCGCTTAAGAGAGAAGACAAGATCGAAATGGCATTCAACCTTTCTCCTACATGGTCGGAGACCAACTGGTACTGTGACTTTGTATTGCCTGTAGGACTTGCGGGTGAAAGACATGACCAGTCATCCGAGCCTACAAAACCGGCAAGATGGTTGAGTTTCAAGAACCCTGCACTCAGAGTTGCACTTGAAAAACTCGGATGGAAACCGAAAGATCCGACACGTGCTACGTTAGAAGCGCATACGATTGCCGGACTGGGTGAAATCTGGGAAGAGATGGAGTTCTGGATGAATATCATGGTTCACCATGTCGATCCTGACGGAAGTCTCGGTGTCAAGAAATTCTGGGCATCTAAAGAGGACCCGTCAAGATGTACTACTATCCCTGAATGGTATCAGGCGGCTCTTGACAAGCTTCCAAACCTCAGAAAAACGGCGAAACTCAAGTATCCTAACTCAAAGTATCCAAACTATGAGATGATGAGAGATATGGGGACATGGCTGGAAGAAGACCACGTCTTTAGACCACAGGAGAGACCACTCAAAAGAGAGGGTGACAAATATATCGCTCACGGTCACGAATATGATATCAGCGATGTAGAGAAAGATGAGTATGGCACATTGCTGGTAGAAGACCATGTATTTGGCGGCATGAAGCCAATCGGTGTTGAGGTTGACGGTGAGATCAAGCAAGGATTCCATACGCTCAGCGGTAAACTGGAGTTCTATAGTAAATGGCTGACAGAGTGGAAATGGCCTGAGTATGCGATTCCTATTTATCCAAGAACTGCACAGGAGCGTAAAGATATGGTACATCTCGTTACACAGGTGCACCACGACTTTATGCAAAAGGACAATGACTTTGCACTGAACACGGTATTTAGATTGCCGTATAACATTCATACACGTTCAGTCAACTCGAAGCACCTGATGGAGATCTCGCAGAACCATAACCCGGTCTGGATCAATACGGAAGATGCGAAACGTCTCGGTATCAAAAGGGAAGATCCGATCAAAGTAACGATCACCGATACCGTTTCCGGCCTTGAGTCCGGTTACTTTATCGCGATGGCTGTACCGACTGAAGGTACGATGCCTGGTGTTCTTGCCTGTTCACACCACGCAGGTAGATGGAAACTCAAAAATGCGGTAGAGATTCCAGGATTCGAGCATAAACTCGGTGTTCTCGGTCTCGGTGCACCACTATTCGATATGACTATGGATGGCAAGATCGGTACGATGAAACCAAAAGAGGGTATCATTGAAGGTATGCAGGCACGTAGAGATACGTGGCAGTTCAAAGAGTACAACAAGGACCTTGACAACATCTGGTGGGATGGTTTGAGCGGTTCATGGCAGAATGCTGTGGCGCCTTCTCATCCGGATCCTATCGGCGGTAACCACGCATGGCATCAGAAGGTCAGCATAGAAAAAGCCGGCAAAGATGACAAGATCGGTGATATCTATGTGAACTATGACAACAACTTCAAAGTCTATCAGGCATGGAGAGACAGACTGACACGTCCGTTGGCTCCAGGTGACAAACTGAGAAGACCGGTTCACATTAAGAGACCGGCAGTGCCATTGACACTGAAAGCCTACTCAGTAGATATCAAAGCGTAACACTCTTACACATGTGGGGACAGACTTCTGTCTGTCCCTCTCCATACGATTTTCCAAATAATTTTCTTTTGACAAGTCTCTTAAGTTAAATTTATTTTGAAAGTGGTATATTACCGCAACAAGTGACTAAGCTAAAAAGGCAGCCAACCATATGCAAGAATTAAAACAGGATTTAGAGAATAGAGTAGCATTGTATGCATTGATATCAAGATTGATGATCACGGAAGTGGATGAGGCTTTTTTGGATGTGATCGAAAACAATGAGAATTATCTTGCTCTTTTCCCCAACTACAGAAACTGGTCCAAGCGTAAAGAGTTTACGACACAGGAACTGATTGAGCAATATTATAATGTGGATTTCACCAATCTTTTCCTGATGCACCTTGTACCGTATGAGAGTTTTTATGTCAGAGAGGACCAGATGGTTGACAGCGGAAAGGGAAACCCTGTGATCGAACTCTATGATGCACTGGATTTCAGAGTTGAACTGGACAAAGCCAGAGTGGTCAGCGGTGACCATATCGGGGTGGAACTTGAATTCATGTATATGCTCTGCAATGCACAGCTCAAAGCACTTGAAGCTGAAGACAAAGAAGGGATATGCGAACTCTTCCAGATCCAGAAAGGCTTTTTGAGAGACCATCTTCTCGAATGGGGCTCCATGTTCCTCATCAATGCCAAAAGAGAGTCAAGAACACCGCTCTATCATGACGGTGCGGAATTGACTCTGGAGTTCCTGCTTAGTGATTATGAATATGTCAATGAGAAGCTCGATACCTTCTGTGGGGATATAGCATAATTTATGAAACTGCATTTTGATGTGGCCTCCTGTGTCAGGGCCAAAAGCAAATTCTCCGAGTGCACCAAGTGTATGGACATCTGTCCCGATTCCATTACGCTTCAGGACAATCTGCCCACCTTCAAAACGGCTACAGGCGTGGAAGCGGCTGCCTGCGTAGGCGTTTGCCCTACCGAAGCTTTTGCCCTGTCGGATTTTTCGACTACAGAGTTCTTTTTTACCTTTCTGGAATCAAAAGTAAGGCTTATCTCGCCCAATATCAATGTACCCTGTCTCTCTGTTCTGAGTGTGGAACACCTTATTTCCCTCGCTCTGGCAAGTGAAGAACCCATTACGCTTGATCTGAGTGTCTATGATCCTGATTCGATCCTTTTCGAGCATATTGAAAAGACGATAGACGAGGCCAATTTTGTTTTGTCGAGTTTTTCGCAGAAACAGCTTGAAACAAATGTTGAAGAGAACGTACGTCATTCTGAACTCGTTTCAGGATCTCATGGGATTCCGGATCAGGTCCCGAATGACGACAGTATGGAAGAGGAAGTCTCCTCCAGACGTTCTTTCCTGGGCAATGTATCTCTCAAAGGTGTCGTCAAACATAAAAAAGCCTTTGATGAAGCGGTGGATGCCGACGAGCTTAGACGTTTTGACATTGATGCTTCCGTAATCGAGAAGATCAGGGATAAACAGCTGCCTGACAAACGCAAGATCCTCTTTACGACACTCAAACGTGCAGGTGTGCCTGACGTATTTGAAGTACTTCCCGAAGAGGAGATCAGTTTCGTCTCCCAGAAGTATGTGGATGAGAACTGTACGAACTGCCAGATCTGCTACCGTATCTGTCCGACGGGAGCTCTCTCATCCGACGGCAAGTTCTCGCTGATCCATTTCGATGCAATGCTCTGCCTGAAGTGCCGTCTCTGCCACGATGCCTGTGAACCCGATGCGATCCATCTGCAAAAAGGCTTCGAGATCAAAGAGTTCTTCGAACCGACACAGCGAACCCTGGCGACCTTCTCTGTCAAACGCTGTAATGAATGTGGGAACTACTTTACCTACACCGGTGGGGAAGTGACCTGCCCGAGATGCATGGTGGAAGAGGAAGAAGCGATGTTCCTTCACGAGAACGCAAAGAAAATGTCCGGAGAGACAGAATGAGACCTGAAGAGATAAAACCCGATACCGGGTTGTGTACGATTCTTGGCTATAATGCCCAGACGGGTTATATGAGGAAGTATTTCAATAAAATACTCAAACATAACGGCATCAATGCCACAGCGATCGCCCTGAACATCAAAGACGAGCACTTTGACTTTACGATGACGAGTGTCGGACAGTCAAAGGTTGACCGGATGATGCTGGAGCGGGAATTCCAGGCTAATGCCGTACAGTACTGTGACGATCTTGACGAATGTGCACAGAGAGAACAGCGTGTCGAGTTCATCGAAGTAACCGAGGGAAAGGTGCATGGCTACTGTCTGGACGATGAAGCCAAAGCCCTGTTTGAGAAGCCTGAATTCCTCGATGACCAGATACTTTTTGTTGCCAAAATGATGCTGCTTGCCAACCGATGGTTCGGTGCCAGGATAGATACGGATGAGATACCAACGTTAATAGGAGAAAAATAATGAATGAAAGAAATATGGAAGACCTGAGAAAAGAGTTTGAGAATTTCAATATCAATGAAGAAGCCTGCGTGGACGGCAGCTGTGCCAGTGACGAGGAGAACGATCTTAAAGATTACCCTTCCTACACGGAAGCGCTCTATGCCAAACTGGTCTCTCCAGCGGTAAGCGGCATCTATGTCTCACGATGGGACATCAAGGATATCGCACTTGAAGCGGGTGATTCCATGGCGATCCATCCGAGAAAAAGAATGTTCGAACTGTTGATGAAGTATGCGACAAGCAAAGAGAACATGCAGGCGGTACTCGATGCGCTGGGGAAGCATATGGAAGACAAGATTGCGATTTATCAGGAGCTGATGCAGGATTTCCCTGCTTCCTCCGAGATCTTTCAGCCCAAGATCGACAAAGCCAGAAAAACCATGAAACTCTTCCCTCAGATCATTGAAGAGTATTTTGTATAGTATCCCCCTGTTAACCTTTCTTGGAGTATAATTACATTATATAGGGAATCTCTAAAAATAGGTGATACCCACAACATCGCTAGCTTTTGTCTAGGCTAGGCACTCTTTTGAAGACCTAGCTGTAGCTAAGTCGAAAAAGAGTAACAACGCATAGGCGGAAGCTAGTGATGCCCGAAGGGTGGGCTTTGCAAACGCAATCTTGCATAAGATATTTACTTCGTCTTAGCTACGGCTAAGACTTGAAAATCTCTTGCACAATCTCACATTGCAAAACCCATTGTGGGTATTACCTATTATTAGAGTTCCCTATAATTATTAGAAAGGTTTATAATGTCAACAATCACCAAAGAAAAAGCACTTGAATACCATAAGAACGGTAAGATCGGGATCGACCTTACCAAGCCCTGCAACACACAATTTGAACTTTCGCTTGCCTATACGCCGGGCGTGGCGATCCCCTGCCTTGAAATAGAAAAAGACGAGAATCTTTCGTTTGAATATACCAACAGAGGCAATCTTGTTGGGGTCATTTCTGACGGAACTGCCGTACTTGGGCTTGGAGATATAGGACCGTTGGCAGGTAAGCCGGTCATGGAGGGGAAATCGGTGCTTTTCAAGAAGTTCGCCAACGTGGATGCATTTGATATAGAACTGGATGTGCACGAGACCGAAGAGATCATTGCGACATGTAAAGCGATTGCACCGACATTCGGGGGGATAAATCTTGAAGATATCAAAGCACCCAAATGTTTCGAGATCGAAAGACGCCTTCAGGAAGCGTTGGATATTCCCGTGTTCCATGATGACCAGCACGGTACGGCCATCATCACTACTGCAGGTCTTATCAATGTACTGGACCTGACAGGTAAAAAAGTGGATGAGATCAAGATCGTGGTCAACGGAGCAGGCGCAGCGGGTATCTCCTGTGCAAAAATGTATCAGGCATTGGGTGTGAAGAATATCATTATGTGTGACTCAAAAGGGGTGATCTCGACCAGCAGGGATGACCTGAACAAATACAAGGCCGAGTTTGCCGTTGAAACCGAGGACAAGACCCTGGAAGATGTCATTGAAGGGGCTGACATGTTCCTTGGACTCAGTGTAGCGGGTGCATTGACCAAAGAGATGGTAGCGAAGATGGCACCCGAGCCGATCATCTTTGCTTTGGCGAACCCTGTACCGGAAATTTTACCTGAAGAGGTCAAAGAAGTAAGGGATGATGTGATCATGGGAACAGGACGTTCAGACTATCCCAACCAGACCAACAATGTGCTTGGTTTTCCGTTCATCTTCAGAGGTGCGCTCGATGTACGTGCAAGAAAGATCACCGAAGGTATGAAAATGGCAGCGGCAAGAGCGTTGGCGGATCTGGCGAAAGAACCGGTACCTTATTACGTTAAAGCAGCGTATCACAATGACAATATAGAGTATGGAAAAGAACATATCATTCCGCTTCCTTTCAACAAAGAGGCACTTATCTGGGTTGCTTCTGCGGTAGCGAAGGCTGCATTCGAAGAGGGTGTGGCAAGAGTTGACAGCTATGACCATGAAGCCTACAGAGAAAAGCTCAGATGCCTTATCTATGGCTGTCCCGATGAGGAAGAAGTGTAAGACTGCATGAATCTGGCATCCTACCTCGATCTTTATGCACTGCTTCAGACTGACAAGAGTACACGTGAAGAGAAACGTGCTTTTGGCCTGAAACATGAAGGAGAGAACCCGTTCAAACTGCTGTTGCTCTGGACGCAGCAGCATCGCGGGTGGCTGAAAAAGCCTTTGCTAAGTGAAACGGTTACGGGATACCTTTACGGGATCACACTGATTTTGGGTGTGATCGCCTTTTTTCTTGGCCTTTTTTCCGGGGTTGCCCTCTTGAGCTACAGCGGGCATGAACCGGTCAATGTCGTTTACTTTTTGGCGATGGTGATACTCTTACCGATTATCACCATGACACTGGCACTTTTTTCCATGTTAAGGGCCAATGCGTCACGCAGTTTCCTGGTACATATCTCCCCGGCATACTGGATGGAGAAGGTCCTGCGTCTGCTTCCCGGGAAAGTGAAGAAGAGCCTTGATGAACTTCAGGTCAATCCTTCTATTCTCAACTGGCTTGTCATACGACGTTCCCAGTTGCTTGCCCTGATATTTTCGATCGGCCTGCTTGTGGCGCTTCTGGGCATGGTTGTCACCAAAGATATCGCTTTTGCATGGAGTACGACACTGCATGTCAGTGCACAGGAATTCCATGCACTGCTTGAAACGATTGCTCTGCCATGGAAATCATTTTTTCCTACAGCAGTGCCTTCTCTTGAACTCATAGAGAAGAGCCAATACTTCCGCCTGGGAGAAAAGCTTGACCCGGAAATGGTACGCAATGCTTCAGAGCTGGGAGAGTGGTGGAAGTTTCTTGCTTTTGCCACACTTTTCTATGCGATCATTCTACGATTTGTTATGTGGCTGATCTCTGTCATTGGCTACCGAAGAGCGCTCAAAAGGTCTTTTCTAAATCTTGACGGTGCTCAGGTACTTTTACGGGCTATGAATGAACCGCTTATCACGACCTCCTCTCCCAAAACAGAAGAGGTGTTTAAGCCCAAAGGAAACCATTATGTCCGTGAAGTGGAAACGTTTGACAGTTCCTATGACCTGACTTTGGGCTGGGCGATGTCACATGACGATCTTGTCCTGCTCAATGATGCTATGAAGATCACCTCTCCTCTGCTTGAAGATGTAGGTGGGACCAATACCCTCGATGAAGACAGGGAGATCGTTCTCAAAGCAAAGGGAGAGGTACTTTTCTATGTCAAAGCCTGGGAACCGCCTACGATGGACTTCGTTGATTTTCTAGAAGATCTTGCAAAAGTGGCTGACAGGATCATCGTCGCTCCTGTGGGTACACCCCAGAACGGTTATCTGCCTAAACAGAATGAACTTGCAATGTGGGGCAGAAAACTGCAGGGTATGGGAGAAGAGAAAGTGTGGTTGAAGATATGACAGTCTCACATCCCACTTTTGCCGTTGTGGGCCATCCGAATAAAGGAAAAAGCAGCATTGTCTCGACTCTGGCATTTGATGACACCGTACAGATATCGGATACACCGGGAACGACAACAAAGAAACGCAGTTTTCCTCTTACTGTTGACGGAAAGGTCCTGTATGAACTTT
Coding sequences:
- a CDS encoding DsrE family protein, whose protein sequence is MKKILLVCICLMQFVSAETEFANPKPAIDNPRKFIFPITVRDRKEINHVLSSANNVMKFYGPENVEVVIVAYSQGIEALLKHGDRDIRKRVEALMTYDVEFIACGNTMRTLHIEKKDLIDGVEVVTAGIVELIERQLRGYIYIRP
- a CDS encoding TorD/DmsD family molecular chaperone; amino-acid sequence: MQELKQDLENRVALYALISRLMITEVDEAFLDVIENNENYLALFPNYRNWSKRKEFTTQELIEQYYNVDFTNLFLMHLVPYESFYVREDQMVDSGKGNPVIELYDALDFRVELDKARVVSGDHIGVELEFMYMLCNAQLKALEAEDKEGICELFQIQKGFLRDHLLEWGSMFLINAKRESRTPLYHDGAELTLEFLLSDYEYVNEKLDTFCGDIA
- the nrfD gene encoding NrfD/PsrC family molybdoenzyme membrane anchor subunit is translated as MVEHGIHATQAVVTLDVALPGIIWGWMITLNMWAKSVGTGVILVGAFLLYRHKKEEMPNLRWTMPLISFIFLNIFLLFTLTDLHQPYRMVNIFLHPHWTSAITVGAWMASLFTGLITILMVIGFFDAHPDVRKQGPCAKMAREHSALYEKLFPFVVFLAVPVTLYTAIIMAEASARELWQAPAEVMQMMWAALLAGSAGLIFVSGSWSKESRRDLALVLAIATFFSFLMYMGEYFFSFKSSEAEATLAYVHSGGEYNAEFWFAMVLGFIIPFFLAVKNMKEDNKTLLRFAAILALIGLYMAKDVWLKIPQLLNLS
- a CDS encoding molybdopterin-dependent oxidoreductase, with amino-acid sequence MTKSMKNDNNFIESRRSFLKGTAYSVAGATLAAGVFETIVDTPATAEDKSFTATPETLSFYPPFEQWDSFKELDGNDWKRGGAGRNGIRGEDNPDGIKVNEFMLVPTVCSNCEAQCGLTAWVEIGEYKRTKNPKDLFVKKYMGNPLHAGSRGRNCAKGYAAQTQMYDPDRIPFPLMRAPGSKRGEGKWVRTTWDEAMAKIGKKMHDTLKKGDEVSKKMIMYHVGRPNENGFGHRIPHSMGCDGYDSHTNICSAGARQGTIQWANDDRNSPDWANAKLVFLQSSHAADAGHYFQQSAGYIADARRKGAKLVVMDPRLSNSAGIADLWIPVWPGTEAALYLHLANRILNETDIHGKSLVNHAFFKNWVNWDQLMKDKEQLALMVSKGYMKQVPQDESYESFIEMLKEIYSPYTKEFVIKECKMEGYGHKLDELFEMFIDAGDRITTYLWRAGTIGHRGSWMNTRSGFFPLALRGAMAGNIGGVGMHHWHVISVNGKGDGATVAGERPPRVDVWNEIAWPPEYPLSSFEMSHIMPHLLLDDEWRAKWKRKGLTNIPEKLAVWIPRMYNPVWINPDGFRWIEALKREDKIEMAFNLSPTWSETNWYCDFVLPVGLAGERHDQSSEPTKPARWLSFKNPALRVALEKLGWKPKDPTRATLEAHTIAGLGEIWEEMEFWMNIMVHHVDPDGSLGVKKFWASKEDPSRCTTIPEWYQAALDKLPNLRKTAKLKYPNSKYPNYEMMRDMGTWLEEDHVFRPQERPLKREGDKYIAHGHEYDISDVEKDEYGTLLVEDHVFGGMKPIGVEVDGEIKQGFHTLSGKLEFYSKWLTEWKWPEYAIPIYPRTAQERKDMVHLVTQVHHDFMQKDNDFALNTVFRLPYNIHTRSVNSKHLMEISQNHNPVWINTEDAKRLGIKREDPIKVTITDTVSGLESGYFIAMAVPTEGTMPGVLACSHHAGRWKLKNAVEIPGFEHKLGVLGLGAPLFDMTMDGKIGTMKPKEGIIEGMQARRDTWQFKEYNKDLDNIWWDGLSGSWQNAVAPSHPDPIGGNHAWHQKVSIEKAGKDDKIGDIYVNYDNNFKVYQAWRDRLTRPLAPGDKLRRPVHIKRPAVPLTLKAYSVDIKA
- a CDS encoding 4Fe-4S dicluster domain-containing protein is translated as MKLGFLVDLNLCMGCKGCEVACKVENEVPLGSWRLRVKYIDIGTFPDASRSFTPLRCNHCESAPCERICPVSALHYLENGIVNVDSSRCIGCAGCMMACPYGAIYMDPETNTADKCTYCAHRIESGMMPACVVICPVQANIFGDIDDDTSHISQYIMEHQGAVQVRKPEKHTTPKHFYVGGGNQTLNPLAQQRLEGYNLFNNVTHLKHIGDPHHGVIDRFLAPFTSHEHLDNKSFMDFDNSHESHEEEGGH
- a CDS encoding 4Fe-4S dicluster domain-containing protein, whose product is MKLHFDVASCVRAKSKFSECTKCMDICPDSITLQDNLPTFKTATGVEAAACVGVCPTEAFALSDFSTTEFFFTFLESKVRLISPNINVPCLSVLSVEHLISLALASEEPITLDLSVYDPDSILFEHIEKTIDEANFVLSSFSQKQLETNVEENVRHSELVSGSHGIPDQVPNDDSMEEEVSSRRSFLGNVSLKGVVKHKKAFDEAVDADELRRFDIDASVIEKIRDKQLPDKRKILFTTLKRAGVPDVFEVLPEEEISFVSQKYVDENCTNCQICYRICPTGALSSDGKFSLIHFDAMLCLKCRLCHDACEPDAIHLQKGFEIKEFFEPTQRTLATFSVKRCNECGNYFTYTGGEVTCPRCMVEEEEAMFLHENAKKMSGETE